A single genomic interval of Lacrimispora sphenoides JCM 1415 harbors:
- a CDS encoding DUF4340 domain-containing protein: MKKKKGLLYGTAALAALCVIYVGVGQYMNHSKEQAKEKEEGEKVYLTDLSSVSSLSYDIDGQELSFTKKDGKWSYDGDDLFPVKQEEMDSLASTVSKLEALRKLEGGDSLSAYGLDKPIRKIAAAAEDGTKSVILLGNATGDGDYYAALEGQDTPYLISSTLYNETGTGLNDLMALEEFPAVSGADIKSITITKAGISEHYVKKKLDEKDGTIEWYRDSADSPDNKLSDNSGLNVLADSLSGLKVKSCSNYKVQDGELAGYGLDQPAAVITYTYDKNGSEESFTLSVGSLNSDSSCYYTRTEGSSNINEIEKASIDKCLTVDKGIS, translated from the coding sequence GAAAAAGGGCCTTTTATATGGAACAGCCGCTCTGGCGGCCCTGTGTGTGATCTATGTGGGGGTGGGCCAGTATATGAACCACTCCAAAGAACAGGCGAAGGAGAAAGAGGAGGGGGAGAAAGTCTATCTCACCGACCTTTCAAGTGTTTCCAGCCTTTCCTATGATATTGACGGACAGGAGTTGTCCTTTACAAAAAAGGATGGCAAATGGAGCTATGACGGAGATGATCTTTTTCCGGTAAAACAGGAGGAAATGGATTCCCTTGCTTCCACGGTTTCAAAGCTTGAAGCCCTGCGGAAGCTGGAAGGCGGAGACAGCCTAAGTGCTTATGGTCTGGATAAGCCCATAAGAAAGATCGCTGCAGCAGCAGAGGATGGGACGAAATCCGTGATCCTCCTTGGCAATGCCACCGGTGACGGGGATTATTATGCAGCACTGGAAGGGCAGGATACCCCGTATCTCATCAGCTCCACCCTGTACAATGAAACCGGCACCGGACTAAATGATCTGATGGCCCTGGAGGAGTTCCCGGCTGTTTCCGGAGCTGACATAAAGAGCATTACAATAACAAAGGCAGGCATCAGTGAACATTATGTAAAAAAGAAGCTGGATGAGAAAGATGGGACGATCGAATGGTACAGGGACTCTGCGGATTCGCCGGACAACAAGCTTTCCGATAATTCCGGCCTGAATGTCCTGGCAGATTCCTTAAGCGGTCTGAAGGTAAAGAGCTGCTCCAATTATAAGGTACAGGATGGCGAACTGGCAGGCTACGGTCTTGATCAGCCTGCTGCGGTCATTACCTATACTTATGATAAGAATGGCTCGGAAGAATCCTTTACCCTGTCTGTGGGTTCCTTAAACAGCGATTCCAGCTGCTATTACACCCGTACAGAAGGATCTTCCAATATTAATGAAATAGAAAAGGCTTCTATTGATAAGTGTTTGACGGTAGATAAAGGCATTTCATAA
- a CDS encoding cupin domain-containing protein: MFITNESEKEFRFGDSGPKYLMKGPRMNFAVVQFQPGEDFTAHYHNVMEEDFFILEGEINIVVDGVVHHLKQGDFIHIEPSEVHYCFNPYKSRVKMISTLAPYQQVDKVEVEDYSF; this comes from the coding sequence ATGTTCATTACCAATGAATCAGAAAAAGAATTCCGTTTTGGGGACAGCGGCCCAAAATATTTGATGAAAGGACCGCGCATGAATTTTGCAGTCGTACAGTTCCAGCCAGGTGAGGATTTCACCGCTCACTATCATAACGTAATGGAAGAAGATTTCTTCATTCTGGAGGGAGAGATCAATATTGTTGTAGATGGAGTTGTCCACCATTTAAAACAGGGAGATTTCATTCACATTGAACCTTCCGAGGTTCACTACTGCTTTAATCCATACAAGAGCAGAGTAAAGATGATATCTACTCTGGCACCGTATCAGCAGGTAGATAAGGTCGAAGTAGAGGACTATTCGTTTTAG
- the lsrK gene encoding autoinducer-2 kinase, whose protein sequence is MSSNYLLAIDAGTGSIRAVLFDSMGNQISCIQEEWEHREDPRYPGSMDFDWVHNWELAASCIRRVLCTSSIDPYEVAAISTTCMREGIVLYDKEGKEIWACANVDARSNEEVEQLIRSDPELERLLYQETGQSYALDALPRLLWVKNKMPDIYKRAAYIGMFNDWLIFKLTGILAVEPSNGSTTGLFDLKNRCWNPEIAGRCGLRTDIFPLVKECGTVIGKTASCCKDQTGLPEGIPVVVGGGDAQLGCIGVGVVHAGEAAVFGGSFWQYEYNTEKPDTDPDCRVRVNCHAIPGIWQFEALAFQPGLVMRWYRDSFCHAEKKLAEEAGMSIYDLMNEEAEKIPAGCYGMMCTFSDVMNFINWKHAAPTFSNFGLDPGKYNHYTFYRAILENAALVTKGHLDLVQDAIGHLPEEITFAGGASNSSLWAQILSDVLGLPVKVPKVKEATALGAAILAGYGIGMYQDIAETAKGLVTIERQFMPNMENHKIYGEIYGKWREFYQAQLALCDRKITKNMWIAPGL, encoded by the coding sequence ATGTCATCAAATTACCTTTTAGCAATTGATGCAGGCACCGGCAGCATCCGTGCCGTACTTTTTGACAGCATGGGCAATCAGATCTCTTGTATTCAAGAGGAATGGGAACACAGGGAAGATCCCCGGTATCCGGGGAGTATGGATTTTGACTGGGTACATAACTGGGAGCTTGCCGCATCCTGTATCCGAAGGGTCTTATGCACAAGCTCTATCGATCCTTATGAGGTAGCCGCAATCTCCACCACCTGCATGAGAGAAGGTATCGTTCTTTACGACAAGGAAGGAAAAGAAATCTGGGCCTGCGCCAATGTAGATGCCCGGAGCAATGAAGAAGTTGAACAACTGATCCGCAGTGATCCGGAGCTTGAACGCCTCCTCTATCAGGAAACAGGACAGTCCTATGCACTGGATGCCCTTCCAAGGCTTCTCTGGGTGAAGAATAAAATGCCTGATATTTATAAACGGGCCGCATACATTGGAATGTTCAATGACTGGCTCATATTTAAGCTGACCGGGATCCTTGCCGTAGAGCCAAGCAACGGATCAACCACAGGATTGTTTGATTTAAAAAACCGCTGCTGGAATCCGGAGATTGCCGGACGGTGCGGACTCCGGACAGATATATTTCCCCTTGTAAAGGAATGCGGGACCGTAATCGGGAAAACCGCTTCCTGCTGCAAAGACCAGACTGGACTGCCGGAAGGAATTCCCGTCGTCGTTGGCGGAGGAGATGCCCAGCTTGGCTGTATTGGCGTAGGAGTGGTACATGCCGGGGAAGCCGCGGTATTCGGAGGCAGCTTCTGGCAGTATGAGTACAACACTGAGAAACCGGATACGGATCCGGACTGCCGTGTCCGTGTAAACTGTCATGCCATACCAGGTATCTGGCAATTTGAAGCCCTTGCTTTTCAGCCTGGCCTTGTCATGCGATGGTATCGGGACAGCTTCTGCCATGCAGAAAAAAAGCTGGCAGAGGAAGCAGGTATGAGCATCTATGATTTGATGAATGAGGAAGCAGAGAAAATACCGGCAGGGTGCTATGGAATGATGTGCACTTTTTCGGATGTAATGAACTTTATTAACTGGAAACACGCCGCACCGACCTTCTCCAACTTTGGCCTTGATCCCGGGAAATATAACCATTATACCTTCTACCGGGCAATTTTAGAGAATGCGGCTCTGGTTACAAAAGGACATCTGGATCTGGTCCAGGATGCCATCGGCCATCTTCCAGAAGAAATCACGTTTGCCGGCGGAGCCTCTAACAGTTCCCTCTGGGCCCAGATCCTGTCTGATGTTCTGGGGCTTCCGGTAAAGGTTCCTAAGGTAAAGGAAGCCACTGCACTGGGCGCTGCGATCCTGGCCGGATATGGAATCGGCATGTATCAGGATATAGCTGAAACTGCAAAAGGGCTGGTAACGATAGAGAGGCAGTTTATGCCTAACATGGAGAATCATAAGATTTATGGGGAAATCTATGGGAAATGGAGAGAATTTTATCAGGCTCAGCTGGCTCTCTGTGACCGTAAGATCACTAAGAATATGTGGATAGCACCTGGTTTATAA
- a CDS encoding sugar-binding transcriptional regulator encodes MNYEDSLIIKTAWYYYIENMTQQKISEKLGISRMKVIKLLEKARQDGVIQFQISQERSRHLKVEQELIRRWNLKDAFVVPSVPGSSSLNDTIAKAAAMYISDRITENTYINIGYGDTLGRVINHLATITEAPLSAVSLTGGVSYYLPNTFSSKFNAKLFLYPAPLVVSTKELCSAMQNEPSVQEISRMVNLASMTVVGIGGIREDATIIKNGIFTKNDFLYLSMQGAVGDILSHFIDQDGNPIHTDIEDRLLSTSLATLRTLPNVIGVAAGDSKVKAIRASLKGGYLNVLITDEQTALNLMEEDPDSPI; translated from the coding sequence ATGAACTATGAAGATTCCCTTATTATTAAGACAGCATGGTATTATTATATAGAAAATATGACCCAGCAAAAAATTTCCGAAAAACTGGGAATATCCCGTATGAAAGTGATTAAGCTTTTAGAGAAAGCCAGGCAGGATGGAGTGATCCAGTTTCAGATTTCCCAGGAACGAAGCCGTCACTTAAAAGTCGAACAGGAGTTAATCCGCAGATGGAATTTAAAGGATGCATTTGTAGTTCCTTCTGTACCAGGCAGTTCCTCTCTCAACGATACCATTGCCAAAGCCGCCGCTATGTATATCAGTGACCGGATTACAGAAAACACATACATCAATATAGGATACGGAGATACTCTTGGACGGGTTATCAATCACCTGGCCACCATAACAGAAGCACCTCTGTCTGCCGTATCTTTAACAGGAGGAGTCAGTTATTATCTTCCAAATACATTTTCCAGCAAATTTAATGCAAAACTGTTTCTGTATCCTGCACCGCTCGTTGTTTCAACCAAGGAGCTTTGCAGTGCCATGCAGAACGAGCCTTCCGTACAGGAAATTTCCCGCATGGTGAATCTGGCTTCCATGACCGTCGTAGGCATAGGAGGGATCAGAGAAGATGCAACCATAATCAAGAATGGAATTTTCACAAAGAATGACTTTCTCTATTTATCCATGCAGGGAGCCGTAGGTGATATCCTGAGCCATTTCATCGATCAGGACGGAAATCCCATTCATACTGATATCGAAGACCGGCTGTTAAGCACATCTCTTGCAACCCTGCGCACCCTGCCCAATGTCATTGGAGTTGCCGCAGGTGACAGCAAAGTAAAAGCCATACGTGCTTCTTTAAAGGGAGGCTATTTAAATGTGTTAATCACAGATGAACAAACGGCATTAAACCTGATGGAGGAAGATCCCGACTCACCGATATGA
- a CDS encoding sugar ABC transporter ATP-binding protein, translated as MKQSEAARSEQTLFSARGIVKSFGSNAVLKGIDLSVGEGEVLALIGGNGAGKSTLMKIIMGIYQPDAGNVTVAGDMLSVFKPSVALSKGIYMVPQEPMLFPNMTVEENILIGFSENTAVLRKRLRNIMDEIGWHLDTDRKAMSLSIAEQQLVELLRGLLRQAKLLILDEPTSALTFDEVESLFRIVEDLKKKGIGIIYITHRLAEVFQIATHVAIMRDGVITLKGKTSDFTREMLVKGLLPPNMDGQQRAGEKESSYLEYSALEPVFELKGYSGYGFRDINLKIYPGEILGVAGVVGAGRTELAVTIFGKDKVLGGKAFLDGKDVTGLSTREVLRTGINYVPEDRRLNGLFGISDVAANITSALVPGKSLGRIFLNKKAEQLITRKYVEDFRIKITGQDQIAGSLSGGNQQKIVIGRSLSTNPKLVILDEPTRGIDAAARGDVYAIIHELKKKGVAVMLISSDMEEIVELSDRAVVVFQGRLRGELGKHEISQASLMAASFGVTEGKQVEA; from the coding sequence ATGAAACAATCAGAAGCAGCCCGTTCGGAACAGACACTGTTTTCTGCCAGAGGTATTGTCAAATCATTTGGCTCCAATGCTGTTTTAAAAGGCATCGATTTAAGCGTAGGAGAGGGGGAAGTACTTGCCCTGATTGGCGGAAACGGAGCGGGAAAAAGCACCTTGATGAAAATCATTATGGGAATCTACCAACCGGATGCCGGAAACGTAACGGTTGCTGGGGACATGCTTTCGGTATTCAAACCGTCTGTTGCTCTTTCTAAAGGAATATATATGGTTCCCCAGGAACCCATGCTGTTTCCTAATATGACTGTTGAAGAGAATATCCTGATCGGTTTTAGTGAAAATACGGCTGTTCTTAGGAAGCGGCTGCGAAACATCATGGATGAGATCGGCTGGCATCTGGATACGGACCGGAAGGCAATGAGCCTTTCTATCGCAGAACAGCAGCTGGTGGAGCTTTTAAGAGGGCTCTTAAGGCAGGCGAAGCTTCTGATTTTAGATGAACCTACCAGTGCACTGACCTTTGATGAGGTAGAGAGCCTTTTCCGGATTGTGGAGGATTTAAAGAAGAAGGGCATTGGGATCATCTATATTACTCACCGTCTGGCTGAGGTATTCCAGATCGCTACTCATGTGGCAATTATGAGGGACGGCGTGATTACATTGAAGGGAAAGACCTCGGACTTTACCAGGGAGATGCTGGTTAAGGGGCTGCTTCCTCCCAACATGGATGGGCAGCAGAGAGCTGGGGAAAAAGAATCCAGTTATCTGGAATACTCTGCGCTGGAGCCGGTATTTGAACTGAAAGGTTATTCCGGTTACGGATTCCGGGACATAAACCTTAAGATTTATCCTGGAGAGATTCTTGGGGTCGCAGGAGTTGTGGGAGCCGGGCGTACCGAACTTGCAGTTACGATTTTTGGAAAAGATAAGGTTCTTGGAGGGAAGGCTTTTCTGGATGGAAAAGATGTGACAGGCCTATCCACCAGGGAGGTTTTAAGAACCGGTATCAATTATGTACCGGAAGACCGCCGCTTAAATGGCCTGTTTGGTATCAGTGATGTTGCGGCTAATATCACCTCTGCTCTGGTTCCGGGGAAATCCCTTGGGCGTATATTTTTAAATAAGAAGGCGGAGCAATTGATCACCCGGAAATATGTAGAGGATTTCCGCATCAAGATTACGGGTCAGGATCAGATTGCGGGAAGCCTTTCCGGAGGCAACCAGCAGAAGATCGTAATCGGCCGGTCTCTGTCTACCAATCCAAAGCTGGTGATTCTGGATGAGCCTACACGTGGTATTGATGCAGCGGCACGGGGAGATGTGTATGCAATTATCCACGAACTGAAAAAAAAGGGAGTGGCGGTTATGCTGATTTCTTCCGATATGGAAGAGATTGTAGAGCTTTCAGACCGGGCAGTTGTGGTCTTTCAGGGACGGCTTAGAGGAGAATTAGGCAAACATGAGATCTCCCAGGCAAGCCTTATGGCGGCATCTTTTGGCGTGACAGAAGGAAAGCAGGTGGAAGCATGA
- a CDS encoding ABC transporter permease, whose translation MKKIGKIRELNSFLFLAGLIFLVGLVNRSFWQPAAIWNCFNDSVVFTLLSAGIAFVILTGEIDVSIGAVLGLSAAVGAALLRDGYGMVAATAAALAIGILTGLVNGVGVAVFHIPSLIFTLGVNGVVRGMIYVYTKGAWVENLPADFTRMSNRILIGNLTVFYALAVLVILIGHLILTKTKKGKYFIAVGDHAAGATLVGIPADKTKIAAYILCGVFASAAGMIYASRIGFITPTAGNGYEMKAIAACVLGGLSLSGGIGSLAGASIGAVIMSSISRILVFLGFSSDYDNTITGVMLLTIVVINTVSQNRAVEKNRHRILAARTAEKGGEKK comes from the coding sequence ATGAAAAAGATTGGAAAAATCCGTGAGTTAAATAGTTTTCTGTTTCTGGCAGGACTGATTTTTCTGGTAGGCCTGGTGAACAGGAGTTTCTGGCAGCCGGCAGCCATATGGAACTGCTTTAATGACAGCGTTGTATTTACCCTTCTGTCGGCAGGAATTGCCTTTGTTATCTTAACGGGAGAAATCGATGTTTCCATTGGGGCTGTGCTGGGCTTATCGGCAGCCGTAGGAGCCGCTCTCTTAAGAGATGGATATGGGATGGTGGCAGCTACGGCAGCTGCTCTGGCCATCGGTATTCTTACCGGACTGGTCAATGGAGTCGGCGTGGCTGTATTTCACATTCCCTCTCTGATTTTTACTTTAGGTGTTAACGGTGTTGTGCGCGGGATGATTTATGTATACACGAAGGGTGCCTGGGTTGAAAACCTTCCGGCGGATTTTACCAGAATGTCAAACCGCATCCTGATTGGAAACTTAACTGTTTTTTATGCGCTGGCAGTCCTTGTGATCTTGATTGGCCATCTTATTTTGACGAAAACGAAAAAGGGAAAATATTTTATCGCAGTCGGAGATCATGCGGCTGGTGCAACCTTGGTGGGAATACCGGCAGATAAAACAAAGATTGCAGCTTATATCCTGTGCGGAGTGTTTGCTTCCGCCGCAGGTATGATTTATGCGTCCCGCATTGGCTTTATTACGCCCACAGCAGGGAATGGATATGAGATGAAGGCAATTGCTGCCTGCGTTCTCGGAGGCTTAAGTTTAAGCGGCGGGATTGGAAGCCTGGCCGGAGCCTCCATCGGTGCGGTCATCATGTCCTCCATCAGCAGAATTCTTGTCTTTCTTGGATTTTCTTCTGATTATGACAATACGATCACAGGTGTCATGCTGCTGACCATTGTTGTAATTAATACTGTGTCTCAGAACCGGGCAGTAGAGAAAAACCGTCACCGGATCCTGGCCGCAAGGACTGCAGAAAAAGGAGGAGAGAAGAAATGA
- a CDS encoding ABC transporter permease — protein MKSHIWKKWEFVLSLILILEIVVFASKNSKFLMPRVLFGSMNDIISICIISLFVTFVMITGGIDIQAGSIVGLSSIILGVAWQDGGVNIWVASLIAMIAAGFCGALSGYFIAFCGVQPMVVTLGGSFLYSGIALLVSNLSATESYKGISGFPDGFLRLSKVKLFGVIPSQVIIFLILAVLAYFLLHKTRYGRQVFLVGVNPDAAEYSGIHAKFIIMSTYILSGISAAVAGIILTSYLGTAKSDIGSTLTLPIITAVVLGGTLSTGGKGSVPGTALAAVVIGTLRFGLPLCFKVSQQYLDIPAGLLLLAVVTGRAVLNNPALKARFLKREQK, from the coding sequence ATGAAATCTCATATCTGGAAAAAGTGGGAATTTGTACTCTCTTTGATATTAATTCTGGAAATTGTTGTTTTTGCATCAAAGAACAGTAAGTTCCTTATGCCGAGAGTGCTGTTTGGCAGTATGAATGATATCATTTCCATTTGTATTATTTCACTGTTTGTCACCTTTGTAATGATCACAGGAGGAATCGATATCCAGGCTGGTTCCATTGTAGGGCTTTCTTCCATTATTCTGGGAGTTGCCTGGCAGGATGGAGGAGTGAACATTTGGGTTGCCTCCCTGATCGCTATGATTGCAGCCGGGTTTTGCGGTGCCCTTTCCGGCTATTTTATTGCATTCTGCGGCGTACAGCCTATGGTGGTCACTCTTGGAGGGAGTTTTCTGTACTCGGGAATTGCTCTTCTGGTGTCCAATTTGTCAGCAACGGAGAGCTACAAAGGAATCAGCGGTTTCCCGGATGGTTTTTTAAGGCTTTCTAAAGTAAAGCTGTTTGGTGTGATTCCAAGTCAGGTGATCATTTTTCTTATCCTGGCAGTGCTGGCTTATTTTCTTCTACATAAAACCAGATATGGCAGACAGGTATTTCTGGTAGGGGTAAATCCCGATGCGGCGGAATATTCCGGAATTCATGCCAAATTCATTATTATGAGCACTTATATTCTTTCTGGAATCAGTGCGGCGGTTGCAGGAATCATCCTGACTTCTTATCTTGGTACGGCAAAAAGCGATATTGGCTCTACCCTGACCCTTCCCATCATCACTGCGGTGGTCTTAGGCGGTACTTTAAGTACAGGAGGAAAAGGAAGCGTACCTGGAACGGCCCTTGCCGCGGTAGTGATCGGTACTTTGAGATTCGGGCTTCCTCTGTGCTTTAAGGTAAGCCAGCAGTATTTGGACATTCCGGCCGGGCTTCTATTACTGGCAGTGGTGACGGGCAGGGCTGTTCTGAATAATCCGGCTCTCAAAGCACGTTTTCTGAAACGAGAACAAAAGTGA
- a CDS encoding substrate-binding domain-containing protein encodes MRKAMVLVLAGLMAASLTACGSSGKPAAASNAPAGETKTESKAEESKDNTGSSGISGKTVAFIPKLTGNAFFESANAGAQKYGKTWDITVDYQGSANAAVADQVQVINNAVASGVDALCVSSVDATGLDSALKEASDAGLTVVTWDSDVSDTVRTLMVSQGTPEMLGKMLVDMGVDSLTKRGKDVKADAVKYCWHYSQATVADQNSWQVAGEAYIKENYPNWVNVAPNNYYSEQDAEKAVSIGASILEANPDIDLIICNDSTALPGQCKAAQNKGLTKEDVTITGFASPMSIKDYCNAGVIEQWGLWDCQVQGAIGCYLAAYLSAGNQVKVGDKIDIPEIGTVEVMPNDCLVEGATTGEVNNGVVLLPERTVFNKDNMNNYDF; translated from the coding sequence ATGAGAAAAGCAATGGTACTTGTATTGGCAGGGCTGATGGCGGCATCGCTGACTGCTTGTGGCAGCTCAGGAAAACCTGCTGCGGCATCTAATGCACCAGCTGGGGAAACGAAAACAGAATCAAAAGCAGAAGAGAGCAAAGACAATACCGGTTCTTCCGGTATTTCTGGAAAAACAGTTGCATTTATTCCTAAGCTGACAGGAAATGCATTTTTTGAATCCGCCAATGCGGGAGCACAGAAGTATGGAAAGACCTGGGATATTACCGTTGACTATCAGGGAAGCGCCAATGCGGCTGTAGCTGACCAGGTTCAGGTAATCAACAATGCGGTGGCAAGCGGCGTGGATGCCCTTTGTGTTTCTTCCGTAGATGCAACAGGGCTTGACTCCGCATTAAAAGAAGCGTCTGACGCAGGTCTGACTGTGGTCACATGGGATTCTGATGTTTCAGATACGGTGCGTACGTTAATGGTTTCACAAGGAACTCCTGAGATGCTTGGGAAAATGCTGGTAGATATGGGAGTGGATTCTTTAACAAAGCGGGGGAAGGATGTCAAAGCTGATGCGGTGAAATACTGCTGGCATTATTCCCAGGCAACGGTAGCGGATCAGAATTCCTGGCAGGTTGCGGGAGAAGCCTATATCAAAGAGAACTATCCTAACTGGGTGAATGTGGCTCCGAATAATTATTATTCCGAACAGGATGCGGAAAAAGCGGTTTCGATCGGGGCATCTATTCTGGAAGCCAACCCGGATATTGACCTGATTATCTGCAATGACTCTACGGCTCTTCCAGGCCAGTGTAAGGCAGCCCAGAACAAGGGCCTTACAAAAGAAGATGTAACCATTACCGGTTTTGCCTCCCCCATGTCCATTAAGGATTACTGCAATGCGGGTGTGATTGAGCAGTGGGGGCTCTGGGACTGCCAGGTGCAGGGAGCGATTGGCTGCTATCTTGCCGCCTATCTGTCCGCAGGGAATCAGGTAAAAGTAGGAGACAAGATTGATATTCCGGAAATCGGTACCGTGGAAGTAATGCCAAATGACTGTTTGGTAGAGGGGGCAACCACCGGTGAGGTAAACAATGGAGTTGTTCTCCTTCCAGAGCGTACGGTATTTAATAAAGATAACATGAACAACTATGATTTCTAA
- the lsrF gene encoding 3-hydroxy-5-phosphonooxypentane-2,4-dione thiolase: MADLDGMKVEHDYHLDEPFANNKPFYVKGAGHLDWGMKKHLSNIFDENSGNTVMFAFDHGYFMGSVSGLERLDIVVPKLLPNIDVLMGTRGAIRSCVPAEGRKGIALRVTSGSSMLDEDLSHEVLAVDIEDVIRMNADCMAVQTFIGGDGQLSSLDNLSKAVNLGMRYSIPTMGVVAVGKQMERTDRFFKLATRIVAELGANIIKTYYCENFEEVVSACPVPIVVAGGKKLPEKEALELAYNSISQGAKGVDMGRNIFQSQSPVEMSAAVRKIVHEGFTAKEAFEFYQDMIHQ; encoded by the coding sequence ATGGCAGATTTGGATGGAATGAAAGTAGAACATGATTATCACCTGGATGAACCATTTGCAAACAATAAGCCTTTTTATGTAAAGGGTGCTGGTCATCTGGATTGGGGAATGAAGAAGCATTTATCAAATATTTTTGATGAGAACAGCGGAAATACGGTGATGTTTGCTTTTGATCATGGATATTTTATGGGTTCTGTATCTGGCCTGGAGAGACTTGATATAGTGGTGCCTAAGCTGCTTCCTAATATTGATGTTTTAATGGGGACAAGAGGGGCAATCAGGAGCTGTGTGCCGGCAGAAGGAAGGAAAGGCATTGCACTGCGTGTTACCTCCGGTTCTTCTATGCTTGACGAGGATTTGTCCCATGAAGTCCTTGCCGTTGACATAGAGGATGTGATTCGCATGAATGCGGATTGTATGGCGGTTCAGACGTTTATCGGGGGGGATGGACAACTTTCAAGCCTTGATAATCTGTCAAAAGCGGTAAATTTGGGTATGCGCTACAGCATTCCTACCATGGGAGTTGTGGCAGTCGGAAAGCAGATGGAGCGTACAGACCGGTTCTTTAAGCTGGCTACCCGCATTGTGGCGGAGTTAGGAGCCAATATCATAAAAACCTACTACTGTGAAAACTTTGAAGAAGTGGTATCTGCCTGCCCTGTTCCCATTGTGGTAGCAGGAGGCAAGAAACTTCCGGAGAAAGAAGCTTTGGAGCTTGCATATAACTCCATCAGCCAGGGGGCAAAAGGGGTTGATATGGGAAGAAATATCTTCCAGAGTCAGAGCCCTGTGGAGATGAGCGCGGCAGTCCGTAAGATTGTACACGAAGGTTTTACTGCAAAAGAGGCTTTTGAGTTCTATCAGGATATGATTCATCAGTAA
- a CDS encoding acyl carrier protein: MINDEIIRMIEEAAQFPVSDRKTNLYKDLGLDSLSFIHLLLKIEDTYSITFDITEMESCLEVGRMIELAEKKVKEKNIK; this comes from the coding sequence ATGATCAATGACGAAATTATCCGTATGATAGAGGAAGCGGCCCAGTTTCCGGTTTCTGACAGAAAGACCAATCTGTATAAGGATCTGGGGCTTGACTCCCTTTCTTTTATCCATCTTTTACTTAAGATAGAAGATACGTATTCCATTACCTTTGATATTACGGAAATGGAATCTTGTCTGGAAGTTGGCCGGATGATTGAACTGGCTGAGAAGAAAGTAAAGGAGAAAAATATAAAATGA